From a region of the Chitinophaga caseinilytica genome:
- a CDS encoding Crp/Fnr family transcriptional regulator produces MGPTSSCSPDIGRALDFFASVSPLSTAARDAISHCMTLESFPRKHCFQQAKRPATHLFMVAKGLVRSFYQHNNREITLLLGMESCIVCAMDSLLSGKPAYYNIETLEDSDIISISYADLERLYSEFHEIERLGRLMISQYYLEQDLSLRSQRFLSARERYQELMQKQPELLQRVPLQFVASYLGMSAETLSRIRG; encoded by the coding sequence ATGGGTCCCACTTCTTCCTGCTCGCCCGACATCGGCCGGGCACTCGATTTCTTCGCCTCCGTTTCTCCCCTGTCCACCGCCGCACGCGATGCCATCAGCCATTGCATGACACTCGAATCCTTCCCCAGGAAGCACTGTTTCCAACAGGCGAAACGGCCGGCAACACATTTGTTCATGGTCGCCAAAGGCCTCGTCCGCAGCTTTTACCAACATAATAACCGGGAAATCACCCTGCTGCTGGGAATGGAAAGCTGCATCGTTTGCGCGATGGACAGCCTCCTCAGCGGAAAACCCGCCTATTACAACATCGAAACCCTGGAAGACAGTGACATCATCTCCATTTCATACGCCGACCTGGAACGCCTGTACAGCGAGTTTCACGAGATCGAGCGCCTGGGCAGGCTCATGATCAGCCAATATTACCTGGAGCAGGATTTGAGCTTGCGGTCGCAGCGGTTCCTTTCCGCCCGCGAGCGCTACCAGGAATTGATGCAAAAACAACCGGAACTATTGCAACGGGTACCGCTGCAGTTTGTGGCGTCGTACCTCGGCATGTCCGCAGAAACGTTGAGCCGTATCCGTGGGTAG
- a CDS encoding NAD(P)H-dependent oxidoreductase — MKSKKILVILGHPDAASFCGALADAYAKGAAVAGHSVRQLKLGEITFQPDLHHGYRQRTPWEPALEAAWADIQWCDHLVWVYPTWWGTYPALMKGFIDRVFLPGKAFKYRDNSSLWDKLLQGKSGRLITTMDSPLWYNWLVYRNAGHRAMKHATLEFCGIKPVKVSAFGRLRWQKPDSLARMLQSVENLGSQGK, encoded by the coding sequence ATGAAATCGAAGAAAATCCTCGTGATCCTGGGCCACCCCGATGCAGCCAGCTTCTGCGGCGCCTTGGCCGACGCCTATGCAAAAGGAGCCGCTGTAGCCGGGCATTCCGTTCGCCAGCTGAAACTCGGAGAAATAACTTTCCAACCCGACCTTCATCACGGCTACCGCCAGCGCACCCCCTGGGAACCCGCCCTGGAAGCCGCATGGGCCGATATCCAGTGGTGCGATCACCTGGTTTGGGTTTACCCCACCTGGTGGGGAACGTACCCCGCGCTGATGAAAGGCTTTATCGACAGGGTATTCCTTCCCGGCAAAGCCTTTAAGTACCGCGACAATTCCTCGCTGTGGGACAAGCTGTTGCAAGGGAAATCGGGCCGCCTCATCACCACAATGGATAGCCCGCTATGGTATAACTGGCTCGTCTACCGCAACGCGGGTCACCGCGCCATGAAGCACGCCACGCTTGAGTTCTGCGGCATCAAACCGGTAAAAGTCTCCGCTTTCGGAAGGCTCCGCTGGCAAAAACCGGATAGCCTCGCCCGGATGCTGCAATCTGTGGAAAACCTCGGAAGCCAGGGAAAATAA
- the recA gene encoding recombinase RecA, which produces MSNANTEKLKALRLTMDKIEKDFGKGSVMMMGEKAEAPMEVISTGSLGLDIALGIGGFPKGRIIEIYGPESSGKTTVAIHTIAEAQKKGGICAIIDAEHAFDSSYARKLGVDVDSLLISQPDHGEQALEIADRLILSGAVDVVVIDSVAALVPKGELEGEMGESKMGLQARLMSQALRKLTATISKTNCCCIFINQLREKIGVMFGNPETTTGGNALKFYASVRLDIRRMSQIKDGDEAVGNRVKVKVVKNKVAPPFRMAEFDIIFGLGISKVGELIDMGVEYGIVQKSGSWFSYEGNKLGQGRDAVKQLLLDNPEVAAEVEAKIKAKLAEAAASA; this is translated from the coding sequence ATGTCAAACGCCAATACAGAAAAGCTGAAGGCCCTTCGCCTTACCATGGACAAAATCGAGAAGGATTTCGGAAAGGGATCCGTGATGATGATGGGAGAAAAAGCGGAAGCGCCGATGGAGGTTATTTCCACGGGCTCGCTGGGGCTGGATATTGCCCTGGGTATTGGCGGTTTCCCGAAAGGCCGTATCATCGAGATTTACGGGCCTGAATCTTCGGGTAAGACGACTGTCGCGATTCATACGATTGCGGAGGCGCAGAAAAAAGGTGGCATTTGCGCCATCATCGACGCCGAGCACGCATTCGATAGTTCATATGCCCGCAAGCTGGGTGTGGATGTGGATTCACTCCTGATTTCACAGCCAGACCATGGTGAGCAGGCCCTCGAGATCGCCGACCGCCTGATCCTTTCCGGCGCGGTAGACGTAGTGGTGATCGACTCAGTGGCCGCCCTCGTACCGAAAGGCGAGCTGGAAGGCGAAATGGGCGAAAGCAAGATGGGCCTCCAGGCACGTCTGATGTCGCAGGCACTCAGGAAACTGACGGCCACCATCTCCAAAACGAACTGCTGCTGCATCTTCATCAACCAGCTGCGCGAAAAGATCGGCGTGATGTTCGGCAACCCTGAAACCACGACCGGCGGTAACGCCCTCAAATTCTACGCTTCCGTACGCCTGGATATCCGCCGTATGAGCCAGATCAAGGACGGCGACGAAGCAGTAGGTAACCGCGTGAAAGTGAAAGTGGTGAAAAATAAAGTGGCACCTCCCTTCCGGATGGCCGAATTCGATATCATCTTCGGCCTCGGGATCTCCAAAGTCGGCGAATTGATCGACATGGGCGTGGAATACGGGATCGTCCAGAAAAGTGGTAGCTGGTTCAGCTACGAAGGCAACAAACTCGGCCAGGGCCGCGATGCCGTGAAGCAATTGCTGCTCGACAATCCGGAAGTAGCCGCCGAAGTGGAAGCCAAGATCAAAGCGAAGCTCGCCGAAGCCGCAGCTTCCGCTTAA
- the rpoN gene encoding RNA polymerase factor sigma-54: MKLLQVPTANLEERIKEELEENPALEYSEDGSSPDDEMEKPAEEFEAGAEDEFEPDGSESEYDNIDISEYVSEGDDEIADYKLRDDNYPDPDEQRTMPIRVETTFHDHLLDQLGLQTLDERQRRIAEQIIGSIDDDGYLRREASAIVDDLSFSQNVETDEEEIRQMIKMIQTFDPPGVCCADLKECLLLQLRRKPQDDEGVIYATRILDDYFDEFTKKHYEKIQRALNLTDEDLREAIGQIIKLNPKPGANYSVMNKAESYVIPDFFIMNNNGKLELSLNSKNAPDLRISEGYREMLKEYDRGDKKDKRQKEAVLFIKQKIDAAKWFIDAIKQRQHTLLSTMEAILNYQHDFFLTGDETTMRPMILKDIADITQLDISTVSRVANSKYVQTEFGTFKLKFFFSESLSTDSGEEVSTREVKKILADMIGGENKRKPLSDENLTKMLQDKGYNIARRTVAKYREQLNIPVARLRKEL; this comes from the coding sequence ATGAAACTGCTGCAGGTACCTACTGCCAATCTGGAAGAGCGGATCAAGGAAGAACTGGAAGAAAATCCCGCACTCGAATACAGTGAAGACGGCTCCTCTCCCGACGACGAAATGGAAAAGCCCGCCGAGGAATTCGAAGCGGGTGCTGAAGACGAATTCGAGCCCGATGGCAGCGAAAGCGAATACGATAATATAGATATCTCCGAATACGTGTCTGAGGGCGACGACGAAATCGCCGACTACAAACTCCGCGACGATAATTATCCGGACCCCGACGAGCAGCGCACCATGCCCATCCGTGTGGAAACCACTTTCCACGACCACCTGCTCGATCAGTTGGGGCTGCAGACGCTCGACGAGCGCCAGCGCCGCATCGCCGAACAGATCATCGGCTCGATCGATGACGACGGGTACCTCCGCCGCGAGGCTTCCGCCATCGTAGACGACCTGTCCTTTTCCCAGAATGTGGAAACCGATGAGGAAGAAATCCGCCAGATGATCAAAATGATCCAGACGTTCGACCCGCCCGGCGTTTGCTGCGCCGATCTCAAGGAATGCCTCCTGCTCCAGCTGCGGAGAAAACCGCAGGACGATGAAGGCGTTATCTACGCCACCCGCATCCTCGACGACTACTTCGACGAATTCACGAAAAAACATTACGAGAAAATACAACGCGCCCTGAACCTTACGGACGAAGATCTCCGCGAGGCCATCGGCCAGATCATCAAGCTGAACCCCAAGCCTGGCGCCAATTACAGCGTGATGAACAAGGCGGAAAGCTATGTGATCCCGGATTTTTTCATCATGAACAACAATGGCAAACTGGAACTGTCCCTCAACAGCAAAAACGCGCCCGACCTCCGGATTTCGGAAGGTTACCGCGAAATGCTGAAGGAATACGACCGGGGCGATAAAAAAGATAAACGCCAGAAAGAGGCGGTGTTGTTCATCAAACAGAAGATCGATGCGGCCAAATGGTTCATCGACGCCATCAAGCAACGCCAGCACACCCTGCTGAGCACCATGGAAGCGATCCTGAACTATCAGCACGATTTCTTCCTGACGGGCGACGAAACCACGATGCGGCCCATGATCCTCAAGGATATAGCGGATATCACCCAGCTCGATATTTCGACGGTGAGCCGCGTGGCCAACAGCAAATACGTTCAAACCGAATTCGGCACCTTCAAGCTGAAATTCTTTTTCTCCGAATCGCTCAGCACAGACAGCGGTGAGGAAGTATCGACCCGCGAAGTGAAGAAAATCCTGGCCGACATGATCGGCGGGGAAAACAAGCGCAAGCCGCTGAGCGACGAGAACCTGACCAAGATGCTGCAAGACAAGGGTTACAACATCGCGCGGCGCACCGTGGCCAAGTACCGGGAGCAGTTGAATATACCGGTGGCGCGTTTACGCAAGGAATTATGA
- a CDS encoding ribonuclease HII encodes MGKLPAPRMIFINSGIIRPVFVILAPTKPVTLLLPYFQDELTEAGCDEAGRGCLAGPVFAAAVILPRDFSHPFLNDSKQMTESDRFELRTVIETRALAFAVASVDNEEIDRINILKASFKAMHIALARLSLQPQLLLIDGNRFTPYGNIPHTCIIQGDGKYASIAAASVLAKTYRDEYMQNLHEQFPNYGWKDNKGYPTRQHRDAIRNHGDTPFHRRSFRLLPDQLSLDGEDKW; translated from the coding sequence ACCGGCACCGCGGATGATTTTTATCAATTCCGGAATCATTCGGCCGGTTTTTGTAATTTTAGCGCCAACTAAACCAGTAACCTTGCTGCTGCCTTATTTTCAGGACGAACTCACGGAAGCCGGATGCGATGAAGCCGGAAGGGGATGCCTCGCAGGCCCCGTGTTCGCCGCGGCGGTTATTTTGCCGAGAGATTTCAGCCACCCGTTCCTCAACGATTCCAAACAAATGACGGAATCCGACCGGTTCGAACTGAGGACCGTCATCGAAACCCGGGCTTTAGCCTTCGCCGTTGCCAGCGTCGATAACGAGGAAATTGACAGGATCAATATCCTGAAAGCCTCGTTCAAAGCGATGCACATCGCTTTGGCACGATTATCGCTACAGCCCCAGTTGTTACTCATCGATGGTAACCGGTTCACTCCCTATGGCAATATCCCGCATACCTGCATAATTCAGGGCGACGGAAAATATGCTTCCATAGCTGCAGCATCGGTGCTGGCCAAAACCTATCGGGACGAATACATGCAAAACCTGCATGAACAATTCCCGAACTATGGCTGGAAAGACAACAAAGGTTATCCGACCCGCCAGCACAGAGACGCAATCCGTAACCACGGCGATACGCCCTTTCACCGAAGGTCGTTCCGCTTGCTTCCGGATCAATTAAGCCTGGACGGGGAGGACAAGTGGTAA